In the genome of Daucus carota subsp. sativus chromosome 9, DH1 v3.0, whole genome shotgun sequence, the window GGCTCCTTCCAAGTAGTGGATTATTTGTTAAGCTTAGATTTAAGTTGAAAAATTAGTAGCTTGGATTAGAACGCAAGACATTTATGCCATGGTGAAGATTTCAAGGTGAAGATTAGCTTGGACTAGAAAGAAAGACACTTGCCCATCGCCCATCGGAGTAAACCATGATGGACATTCCTCGGAATTTTGAACTTATAAACAATATAAAGCATCTGCGGACTTGCACCATacagaagaaaagaaagacatttatatactatactcaatactctctctctctttatACTATAAAGCCCCTGTACTTGTCAACTATGTAACTATGGATCATCTTTAGAGTGACTGAGTGAGTACTTCATTATAGAcctttttgatgaatttttaaGTAATATAATTGTTGGTGATCAGTGCTTACTGCAAATATAGAGTATTGTTATTTACCTTGAGTTGCTGATTCAACTTAAGCTgaattcctttctttttaataCGTCAAAATACTGCAATCTTTTTCACTTTTGGGCTCAAGATATACTTAATTTTTGgacttttaaatatttgttttgtaaatgttattaaaaactcaaaaactgaaaaatcaaaatttgactaccgaaaaccgaaaaccgaaaccaaaccgaaattatttcggttttcggttaaccgaaccgaacgcACTCTACTTTTTAATATGGGGGTTGGtccaatctttatttttttttaaggataAGATGTCAAATATCAATATCCGAAACAATGATCTTAAACATCACTTTGCAATTCAAAATAACAGATTGTATCATTTTACAATTCAAAACAAAAGATTGTCTAACATTTATTCTTTTTTACTTCTTAAAGACAAAATGACAGATTGTGTAACGTTTTAAATTCCTAAACCCTATTTCATGTAGCATGCGTTTTACTCTAAACTCCAAATTGTGTTATGTTTTATAGTGATATGATGTGACGTTTTCTTTTAAGAATCAAAACGCAAAATTATCCATCATTAATTAGTGAtagttcaaattattttttacaacTCTAGTTTCTTggacattatttaaaaaatacacGAGCCCTCTTCTCCCGTTTTGTAAATGGCAAGTTTTGTGATGCGTTCATATGTACATACAAATATACAATCCCCATTTTGCCACAGTATAAGAAATTGGGATTAGACAAGTCAAGCGCACATGTAACCTTGCAGTACCCCACGGTCAGTAAGCCGTTAATTCCTCTGCACCATAGTCTCAATGACaagttagagcaagtccaacactatgctaagggcttctctaaaaatattataaaataatacttcctccgtcccctgAGTattatacattgggggacggggacgcggcacggattttaatgctcctgtaaagtgtggttgtgaaattaatttttaaaattttatttttctgaattaaagtttggatgttatatttttattcagaaaaagaaaatctcaaaaataagttacggaactgtgttttataagagcattgaaatgcgtgtcgagcagttgaaaagaaacgtatacaattaaatgggacagagggagtatgtcttagtgatttagcacaagatttagcacatgagctccaatagtactccctatattcattccctattattataataatattaaatttaaacaactttggtgtggaggagagagggaaatgatgtggagaagagagagaaatgaatattttaatgataaaaataatttaggaGTGACtaacatattctaaaaatagggaaggggaagcttgtgctagtgatttagcacatcactagcatagcgttggagtgcaattttatcctatattctctatttttggatttaagacttgatttaacacacctattggacttgctcttatggcTAAGGTTTAATGAAGAACAGATactaaataagaatatattaGCAGGGATTAAATAggagatatcaaaagaaaaaaacataaCAAATCTTGGTGAGCTTAAATATTGTGAAAAATAGTCTTGGTAATCACAACAAACTGCGTTCCTGAAACAACAAACGGCACCCACCAAAAAAACAGAAGGAACATGTGTCCTATCACATAGTTTAAGCGAAATTATCACAAGTTCATCACATAGTTTAAGTGAAATTATCAGCGAAATGACATATTATTGTGAAGTGTTCAGAGATCATTTCATGCTTTTTTCTTATCACCTTCACTGTGCCCTTCAGCTTGACCTGCACAAGATTTCTCAATAAAGTTTCCATTAGTCTGTGCTTCTCGATTGGCAAGATCATTCAGCTGCTCAGGCTCATCCAGTTTATCTTGCCCATAGTCTTGAGCATGGTTATGATCCTTCTCCCCTCTCTTTAATCCATCATTTTTATAACCAGGCGAGTCACCTCGAGACCAGCTACCACCACATCTGTCGTCAGCCAAAGCTGAGGAAACTAAGTCATGACTACGAGATCTTCTATGATGTTTGTGGCTCTTTTCATGATTctttcttttaagtgttttctCACCGCTTGAAGAATCTGAATGAACAGAATCTGATCGTCTATGGTGATGGCGGTTGCTATGCTTTCGATGGCCTCTTCTTGTGATCTCTCCATCCTCATCACTGGAAGAACCTGAACTGCTCAATTGAGATCTCCGGTGACGGTGGTGATTTTTCTGCTTACGATCACGTCTTTTTCTAACCTCCCCATCCTCATCACTTGAAGAATCTGAACTGCTGAAGTGAGACCTCCGGTGGCGGTGATTATCATGCTTTCGATGGTTTCTTTTTCTGACCTCCCCACCCTCTTCACTTGAAAAATCTGAACTTCTGGAGTGAGATCTTCTATGACGCTTATGCCGCTTCACATGACTTCTTCTGGCTGCAGCAGTATCCTCATCACCTGAGTCATCTGAAGCACTAGAATCCAGATCAAAGTCATGATTCTTCCGCTTCTTAGTAACACGCTTCTTCTTCAACTCATATTTCACATCACGCTCACTCTCATCAATGTTGCTCTCACTTGAGCCGGAGTGACGTTTTGATTTTCGCTTCCATCTCTTCTCCTTACCTTTTTCATCATCACCGGTATCAGAGTGAGCATGCTTACTATGCTTCCTGTTTGTCCTTTTGGTTGACTTTCTAGCCCCATCTGTGCTTTCACTATCAGTTTCACTGTCAGATGCTGATACAGATCTTCTCTTATGCTTTCTAGCCTTCTTCTTCCTTGCTTTGGCTTCAGCTTCCGCTTCAGCTTTTAGCCTAGCAGCTTCAAGCTTCTGCTCCCACTTCAAAGGGGCTTCTTTCTTTTCTAGaattctcttcttcttctcttcaaCCAGCTGGATAAACTTTTTGCAGTCCATTGAGATGAGAAAAACAACTGAATATCTGCATTTTTGTATGTTGATGACCAAAAGTGCATCTCAAATAAGAGAAAGAAACAATGTTAGTTCTTCCATCACAGAATGCTCACCAACAAAGACAAAATATAAAGCAAGTAATACAGTTCGGTCAAATATAAGgaatctaattttattttaaacatctGTATCAACTAAACAATCTCAATTCAGACTAGACAATATTAACCATAGCTATTCTTGTAAAAAGAGGATAATGAAGACGAGTCTGTGGGTATTTAGGATTATGCAATTGACCATATTACCAACACTTAAATAAATATGACATCAGCTAATTCAGTTCCACATATCACAggaaaaaattcttttaactGGATTACTTCTTTTTGGCTATGCTTTCCAGTAAAAATTTTCATATTCGTGTTCAGAAGATTGTCACAGAACACAGTAAAATTTTATTACAGACGTTCACACTAGACCTGAGACTGTGAgatcttttacaaattacaaaatatatagcaTATCCCAAAACTTTCCCATTTTTCTCTTATCATAGAACAGCTAGATAAATTCTCAACTATCcctgattttatattatttttagaattttattaattatatgcaACCGGCCAACCGTTCGTTACTAGTACATATGCATAACCTCTCGATACGTAGCAATACAAAAGAAGTCTCACTCAATCCTTATTTACTACTTAAACAAGAACATTTTGTTTTACTTATCTAATtacaagtaaaaaaaatatttatatacactCCAATCGTTCATTAAAAACTTTTCATATGATGGCATGTCTCTGTTCTTCTGTCCCCAAGACTCAACCCCCAATCACAGTCCTATATATATTCCAAACTCAGGGTATCCCACATCATTCTAACATAAAATAGCTACTCAATAAACATTAATAAAGAAAATCCAGCTGTTTAATATGGTCACAACATATAGTCAAAGCAAACAACGCCGCTCAGACAAACAATAATTCTAGGTAAACTTTAAAATATACTCAAAAAGGCcaaaatcaaaaatctcaaTGTCATTCAAAAGCACATAATTCCTGATTAGTACACAAGATTATCCCTATACATCTTAGGCAGTCAACAAAAAATACAAATGGCGTAATATGTCAAGAATCCAAAATGAGCtaaaatccaataaaaaaaattgcctGACAGTCGTATACAAACAAAACATACCAACAAAATATACAGTTCGACAGATTTAGCCCGCATTTCTTACCTTATATATAAGAACTGATCACCGCAATTTCGAAACGGTGGAACTTCCAAGAACCCTACTTTGCAAACCTGCAGTAAAAAACAAACAGAATTTCTTAAGCATCAATTAACAATCCAATCCTATAAACAAACAAACTCTTGTACAAATCAaaaccaaaatatataaatgataataaCAGAAAGTTAAAACAATTATGCATCTAATAGATTCACAATTGAGTTAAGTGTGTATATTTAGATGTAAAAATTCAATTCAACAAGATGTATACCGCCAATTGTGGGAATGAAACCCTAGAAAACGTACGTAAAATAAATAGATcgagagagaggagagggagACAGACCTGGAGAGAGATGATCGGAGAGAGATGATCGGAGAGAGACGAGATGTGCACAGAGAGATTAGGGTtgggagagatggagagagactTATAACGAAATACGGTGTCGTCGAGTTTGACTAATCTGTATGTCTCTGGTAGCTTCCAGGAAGCGAGAAGAGGTTTTATATAACGAGGCCAGGCCAGCGTTATGTGTACGCGTTTATTTAGAGTATTCTATTAGGCCGGTGCTAGAGCGGCGTTTAAATTTAGCTCATCGGCCCAAAAACGAATTCGATTTGCtcgaattcaaaaaaaaaaaattgtacgaAAAAG includes:
- the LOC108202832 gene encoding uncharacterized protein LOC108202832, producing the protein MDCKKFIQLVEEKKKRILEKKEAPLKWEQKLEAARLKAEAEAEAKARKKKARKHKRRSVSASDSETDSESTDGARKSTKRTNRKHSKHAHSDTGDDEKGKEKRWKRKSKRHSGSSESNIDESERDVKYELKKKRVTKKRKNHDFDLDSSASDDSGDEDTAAARRSHVKRHKRHRRSHSRSSDFSSEEGGEVRKRNHRKHDNHRHRRSHFSSSDSSSDEDGEVRKRRDRKQKNHHRHRRSQLSSSGSSSDEDGEITRRGHRKHSNRHHHRRSDSVHSDSSSGEKTLKRKNHEKSHKHHRRSRSHDLVSSALADDRCGGSWSRGDSPGYKNDGLKRGEKDHNHAQDYGQDKLDEPEQLNDLANREAQTNGNFIEKSCAGQAEGHSEGDKKKA